The region ACCATCAACAGGGCGATCGCATTTTTAATTTGACGATGACGCAGGGCGTTGATATATTCGTTGTCGGTTTCCCCTTCCCAACCGCAGTTCCAACTATCATTATCATTACTACCATCATTGTTATTTTCCCCATTGGCTTCATTGTGCTTCCCGTTATAGGAAACCATGTCCATGAGGGTAAAACCATCGTGGGCGGTGATGAAGTTAATGGAGGTAGCAGGCGCCCTTCCCGCCCCTTCATAGAGATCTGGCGAACCCTGTAACCGTTGAGCCATTTCCCCTACGGTGGTATCCGCCTTGAGAAACTTACGGATGGCATCCCGATATTTACCGTTCCATTCTCCCCATCTGCCGTAAGCAGGGAAAGAACCCACCTGATATAAACCCCCTGCATCCCATGCTTCAGCAATGAGTTTACATTTTGCCAAAATAGGGTCAAAAGCTAAGGTTTCGAGCAGGGGAGGATTAGATAAAGGAGCGCCCCAGGGATCTCGACCTAAAATGGAAGCAAGGTCAAACCTAAACCCGTCAATGTGGTATTCTGAAGCCCAATAACGGAGACAATCAAGGACGATGCCACGGACGATGGGGTTATTACAGTTAAGGGTATTACCGCAACCACTAAAGTTGTAATAATAACCCTCGGGGGTAAGCATATAGTAGGTTTTGTTATCAATGCCTCGGAAAGAAATGGTGGGCCCCCGTTCGTTGCCTTCGGCGGTGTGGTTAAATACCACGTCGAGGATTACTTCAATGCCATTTTTGTGTAATTCCTTGACCATGGCTTTGAGTTCGTCCACCTGCATCCCAAATTTACCTGTGGCGGCGTAACCTGCCTTGGGGGAGAAAAAGCCCACGGTGCTATATCCCCAGTAGTTATAAAGGGTTTCTCCAGTGGTGGGGTTGGGGCGACTGTTTTCAAATTCATCAAATTCATAGACGGGCATCAGTTCGATGGCATTGACCCCTAATTCTTTGAGGTAGGGAATTTTGTCCCGAATCCCTGCAAAAGTACCCCTATGGCTTTCTTTGATGGCGGAGGATTGATGTTTGGTGAAGCTACGGACGTGCATTTCGTAGATAATCTGATCCTCGGGGGCTATTTCTAAGGGGCGATCGTCTTCCCAGTCAAAATCATCAAAGGCTATGCGCGCTCGATGGTGGTACATATCATCCCAGTCAGGGGGAGTTCCCCACACATCACGTCCGCCAATAATTTTGGCGTAGGGATCTAGTAATACCTTATTTTTATCAAACCAGTGACCTTCTTGGAAGTTATTCGGGCCATCCATACGATAACCATATTCGATGTTTTCATAGTCCAAATCAAAGACAATCATCGAGTAAACATTACCGATTCTAAACTCATCAGGAAAGGGTATCTCTCCAAAAGGTTTAGGGGCGTGTTTTTCAAATAACACCAAAGTGCAGGAGGTGGCATGACTAGAGAAAATAGAAAAGTTTACTCCCCCCGGCACAAAGGTGGCACCAAAAGGGGCAGGGTTTCCTCGTCTTAGTTTAAATTTCCCATGGGTATGGGTTGGGTGGACATCAATTCTTTGCATTGTTATTCTTGCTTTTAATTTTTGCAGTTAGGAAAACGGTTAAACCTATCCTTCTAGTTGTTTTTTGGCATCATCAATGGAATCACTGACGGTGAAAAAATCGAGGAATCCTGTCACGGACATGGTATCTTTGATGTCTTCCGATAATCCCACCAAAATTAATTGAGCTTCTTTGGCAGTGGCTTGGCGGTAGGTAGAAAGTAAAATCCTCAGCCCTGCGCTGGACATATATTCTACCCCTGTCATATCGAGAATAATTTTGGCGTTTTCGGTGACTAGGGGAACAATGGTTTCTGTCACTTCTGAGGCAACGGAGGAGTCTATATCTCCTTGAATGGTGGCAATTTGTAGATCGTCTTTTTTCTTAATATTGATTTCCATTACACAGGTTTAATAGTTTGGACAAAAGAGAATGACAGGTATAGTACCTGTCATGGATGTTTCTATACAGGGGCGATAGTTACTTTTACTTTGACTCGGCTGTCGGTTTTGGGTAACTTCACCGTTAAGGCATCGGCATCAAAGTTGCTGTAGGGTTCACCATCAATTTCTACTCGTTCAATTTTGATACTACCCGAGGGTAAAATATCGGGGGATACCCTTAAAATATCGTCTTCAAATCCGCCAGGGATGGGTTTAAAGTAGAAGTCCATGGGTTGCTTAACTACCAAGAGATTGGTATATACGGCGGCAAGATAGCAAAGTTCAAAGGAGTGATAACCACTCATGGAGTGACTTCCTTTACCTCTTTCGTTACCTCCTGCAAGGAAGGGAATGCCGTTGGCTAGGACGTTGAAGTAAACTCCACCGTCTTCTAAATCCAAGAACCAAGCGTTATAGAAAGCAGATGATTCACGGGCAAGGCGATGGTAGTCTTGATCATCTAGTACCCCCGCAAGGATGAAGTAAGCGAGGATCATTTGTTCTTGTTGCCACCAGGGTTTGCGATCGTGCCATACATAGCGATGATATTTTTCTCCTTCGGGAACGATTCTTTCTACTACGTCATAGCATCCGCCCCGTTGGCGATCGCTCCCGTGTTCGTTCATCAAGTCAGCAATCTTTTTGGCAAGTTCCACATATTCATCTTTTGCTTTGAGGCTTTGCATCCTCATCAAATTCCAGGCAATTTTGTAGTTATGCCCTACTACACCCCTGTCCTGTTGCCATCCCCAAGTTTTGTCGGGAGTCCAATCTTGATAAAATTTCTCCTGTACAAAGGGACTATTACCAAAATCAGGGAAATATTTGGCAATGGTGTCAAAGGTATCTTCCAACATATCAGCATACTCCTGTTTGCCCGTAGCTAACCAGAGATTGATCAAATAGGCAGGAGCATGATCCCCCACGGAGTTCCAATTTTTACGCCCTTTATTGCGTCCTAGGGTGTCGCTCAGGGGGTCTAACATGATGGGGTCTAGGTGAGAAAAATAGCTACCATGTTCCCCTTTATCTAAGAAAAATTCGTTAAACAGCTTGATGGTTTTTTCGGTATCCTCCATGATGCGACGATCGCCCGTACAACGGTAGGTTTGAATGGGGCCGGCGAGGGCGTAGATTTGTTCATAGGCAGGAATAGCATCATAGTCATCCCCAAATTCCGAAGCAAATATTTTCTCTTCACGATCGCCATTAACATCAATACCATGATACCAATAAACAATTCCCTCATCGAGATCCTCAAACTTCATATGTTCCCGTAAATATTCCGTTCCCCTTTCCGCCGCTTTGAGGAAACTATCATTACCCGTCATCATAAACGCCGTAGCAAAACCATATACTAAACGAGAAATAGTATCGGTTTCCTGACGGAAGCTGGTTTCTGATTGAATCCCACTAATAGAAAGGGAGGTTCTATATTTACGATAGTCAAATTCCCCATCCCCAAATTGAGCTTTGAGATAAAACTTACCTAGAGCATTGATTTGGTTAATCCACCAATTTTGTTTCTCAAAGACATAATCATTTTTCTTGCGTCCTGCAAAAACAATCTGCTTGGCATCAAAATATTCACTATCGGGATAAAAAACGCCGTAAACAAACAAAAAGCGCCCAACTTCCAACATTGAACGCATATTACCTGTGGCATCGGGATAAGCCTCATCAAAATTTTGAATCAACTTGGCATAGGCCATGGGGCTAATTTTTACTTTAAATTCTCTCTCGTCAGAGGTTTTGATGGTAAAAGAATCATCATTAGAATTATGGCTAGTTACGTAACCCGCAATCAAATCAGAAAAGGGAAAATCAATGGAAATGGTCATTTTTAGTATCCTATTTTTCAGGTAAATAACATTGTTTTTTGCAAAAAATAGCAGTTTTTACACTACATAAAAAATTTAAATATATTAGGGTTTTATTTTTCTATTTCTGCTAAAAAAGCATCTAAAAATTGATCTACAACCCCCGGATGTTTCCCTGTAATTAAGTTATCATCAATAACTAAATCAGCGGTTACATCTCCTTCATAAACCACATCGCCCCCCGCATTTTCCACATCACAAATAATGTTATGGGCGCAGGTCACTTTTTTTCCTTTTAATAAGTCAGGATCTGCACAAAATAACCATAAACTATGGCAAATTGTTCCTAGTTTGGCTTGGTTTTCTTGCACCGCTTTTCTTAGAAATTCCACCGCAGGAGCGGTATTTTTTTGACCTTTTTTAACACTCACCTGATAGCGTAATCGATCCATGGCGTAAGCCCCGATACATATAATACCTTTATAGTCAGAAGGTTTAACATCATTGATTTCTGTGGTTACGGTGGCATGGAATTCGATTACATCATTTTCAGGGTTAGAACCGAATTTTAAAGATTCATTACCCCATAAGTGTGAGATATATTCTACTTCGTAACCATGTTCGGGAAAGAACTCATTAAAACGCTTATATTCGGTGGCGTCAAAATGTTCTTCAATAATTACAGCTATTTTTCCTTTAGACATTGTTAAATTGAAATATTTTTGGTGTGATAATGAGAGTTATTGTTGTTGGAATTCTAGGTAACTTCCCGATAACTAGAAAATAAATGTAACAATTCTTAATTTATTTTAATAATTACCGTGGAAGCTATTTTGATGACTAAAAATCACCCTGTAAAAGTTCAACAAAAGTTCCATCAGGATCTTTAAAACAAACAATCTTTACCGTTGTGCCTGGAAGTAATTTAGGTTCAGAAATAAATTCAATTCCTTGGCTTTTTAGGTTTTGATAATCTGCTTCAATATCGGTGGTTTTCAGACACATTCTGGCGATGCCTGTATGGTATAGGTGGGGATAGGGTTGCCCTGTGGGGCTAGGATTTTTGAACTCTAAAAGATCGATACGAGTGGCACTAGGATTATCTCCTAGGCGTAGATGTACCCCCCGAATGTCTGCCACGTCCATACCGAATGCTTCTGCCATTTCTTTGCTTTCCATGCCTTCTCCAAAGTCAAGGATGACCTGAAATCCTAATTTTTTATAGAACTCTAAGGAGCGCTCTAGGTTAGTACAGTTAATATTGAAATGAAATATTCTCTCGATCATATTAAGGGATGGGTTTTGTTTACTGGAACTGGTTTGGCTAGAAGGTGCGCTGGGGTTAGGGGTGATATTCGAGATTGGTTCTTGCTTTCAGGGGTTTTCCTCTGAGGAGAGCATTTGCACCAAGTCACTGAGGTTCAATCCTTTGAGATAACTTCTTAGTTGTTGCCAGTTGAAGTTATTATTACCATTGTCGCTTCCGTTATTATGAGGGAGAGGGATATATGTATTTTCCGAATGTACTGACCAACGGGGACCGGCGATCGCCCATTTCGGTGTATATCCTTGTCTAACTCTTTCTTGCCCTTGGGGATGTTCGGTGAAAAACTTTTTCATCACATCTGTGGGCTTATATCGAGAACCCTGTTTAAGAGTCATCACCGAAGAAGTATCACTCACAGGAATACTAGCATTACCCACGGGGTTAGCATCCATAAAGATTCTCAATTCGGCTACCTTTTCCCCTTCAAAACGGAATATATCAGCACAGGGCAAAGTAACTAAACTTCCATCCTTGCGCCAATACATAACATCCATTTCCACAATTACCACATTTCCCGTTTCCCACATCATCTT is a window of Cyanobacterium stanieri LEGE 03274 DNA encoding:
- the glgX gene encoding glycogen debranching protein GlgX: MQRIDVHPTHTHGKFKLRRGNPAPFGATFVPGGVNFSIFSSHATSCTLVLFEKHAPKPFGEIPFPDEFRIGNVYSMIVFDLDYENIEYGYRMDGPNNFQEGHWFDKNKVLLDPYAKIIGGRDVWGTPPDWDDMYHHRARIAFDDFDWEDDRPLEIAPEDQIIYEMHVRSFTKHQSSAIKESHRGTFAGIRDKIPYLKELGVNAIELMPVYEFDEFENSRPNPTTGETLYNYWGYSTVGFFSPKAGYAATGKFGMQVDELKAMVKELHKNGIEVILDVVFNHTAEGNERGPTISFRGIDNKTYYMLTPEGYYYNFSGCGNTLNCNNPIVRGIVLDCLRYWASEYHIDGFRFDLASILGRDPWGAPLSNPPLLETLAFDPILAKCKLIAEAWDAGGLYQVGSFPAYGRWGEWNGKYRDAIRKFLKADTTVGEMAQRLQGSPDLYEGAGRAPATSINFITAHDGFTLMDMVSYNGKHNEANGENNNDGSNDNDSWNCGWEGETDNEYINALRHRQIKNAIALLMVSQGVPMMLMGDEMGRTKYGNNNTYCHDNELNWLNWDLLKQNNDIFQFTKNCINFRKAHPVLRNTWHFQNRDYVGSGYADISWHGTQAWNADWSEDAKAIAFMLCGKHAKGGTVEDNYIYVATNVYWDALWFEIPQLPPGLQWHVFANTAMASPEDSWTPGSEPVLQDQYGMLVGDRSTVILVGK
- a CDS encoding VOC family protein, with translation MIERIFHFNINCTNLERSLEFYKKLGFQVILDFGEGMESKEMAEAFGMDVADIRGVHLRLGDNPSATRIDLLEFKNPSPTGQPYPHLYHTGIARMCLKTTDIEADYQNLKSQGIEFISEPKLLPGTTVKIVCFKDPDGTFVELLQGDF
- a CDS encoding STAS domain-containing protein, which gives rise to MEINIKKKDDLQIATIQGDIDSSVASEVTETIVPLVTENAKIILDMTGVEYMSSAGLRILLSTYRQATAKEAQLILVGLSEDIKDTMSVTGFLDFFTVSDSIDDAKKQLEG
- a CDS encoding DJ-1/PfpI family protein; the protein is MSKGKIAVIIEEHFDATEYKRFNEFFPEHGYEVEYISHLWGNESLKFGSNPENDVIEFHATVTTEINDVKPSDYKGIICIGAYAMDRLRYQVSVKKGQKNTAPAVEFLRKAVQENQAKLGTICHSLWLFCADPDLLKGKKVTCAHNIICDVENAGGDVVYEGDVTADLVIDDNLITGKHPGVVDQFLDAFLAEIEK
- a CDS encoding AGE family epimerase/isomerase, with the protein product MTISIDFPFSDLIAGYVTSHNSNDDSFTIKTSDEREFKVKISPMAYAKLIQNFDEAYPDATGNMRSMLEVGRFLFVYGVFYPDSEYFDAKQIVFAGRKKNDYVFEKQNWWINQINALGKFYLKAQFGDGEFDYRKYRTSLSISGIQSETSFRQETDTISRLVYGFATAFMMTGNDSFLKAAERGTEYLREHMKFEDLDEGIVYWYHGIDVNGDREEKIFASEFGDDYDAIPAYEQIYALAGPIQTYRCTGDRRIMEDTEKTIKLFNEFFLDKGEHGSYFSHLDPIMLDPLSDTLGRNKGRKNWNSVGDHAPAYLINLWLATGKQEYADMLEDTFDTIAKYFPDFGNSPFVQEKFYQDWTPDKTWGWQQDRGVVGHNYKIAWNLMRMQSLKAKDEYVELAKKIADLMNEHGSDRQRGGCYDVVERIVPEGEKYHRYVWHDRKPWWQQEQMILAYFILAGVLDDQDYHRLARESSAFYNAWFLDLEDGGVYFNVLANGIPFLAGGNERGKGSHSMSGYHSFELCYLAAVYTNLLVVKQPMDFYFKPIPGGFEDDILRVSPDILPSGSIKIERVEIDGEPYSNFDADALTVKLPKTDSRVKVKVTIAPV